AAAATATCCCGAACACTTTCTTTTGCCAAAAATTCTTGAATCTTTGGGCCGTGTTTATGAATTATCGGGCGCAAATGAACAAGCTAAAACAATCTATCAGCGTTTATCAACTGAGTATAAAGGGGCCAGGTGGGAACAATACGCTCTTGAAAGACTGTTCTTTCTTAATAATCCAAAACTTAAAAAAAGTAATTAGTGATGAGTGATTGGGAGAAAGACTTTTATTATCTAAGAACTAATTACTAAATTTCTAATTACTGTCGCAACGGGGCTGTAGCTCAGCTGGGAGAGCATCTGCATGGCATGCAGAGGGTCGAGGGTTCAAATCCCTTCAGCTCCATAAGAACTTTTTTAAGGCTTTTGCCTTAGAAAAGTTCTTTTTGTTCGAGGGATTTGAAGCTGACCCGAGCGCCCCGTGAATCGGGGAAAAGCGAACGAAGTGAGCGAAAGCGAGGGCAGCCGGACCGCAGATGAGGAGCGAAGCGACGAGGGAGCGGAAATCCCTTCAGCTCCATTTTCTTTTTGCCAAATCTATCCTATTCCTATTCCAATACATATATTCGGGTTGCAGCTTCGTCATCCTCACCTCATGTAGCGCTAAGGCTACACATCGGTTCGGCTTCCTCGCTTCACTCCAAATATAAGTATTTCATTACGAAATAGGACAGATTTGGCAAAAAGATCTATATATAATGCAAAACTGAACTTTTCCTAAAGAATAATTCGTGTGTTTTATCGCATAAAATATTTTGCAGTTTTCCTTTCCCTATCTACCCTTCGACTTGGTTCGATTTCACTCACCACAAGGCGCTCAGGGCCATGCTAACTCCTACGACTTCCTTAATTTTTTTAAATGGAGTCCCGCTTTAGCGGGACCTACTGCCTTTTTCTACCTACTGTATTTATGTTTGACTAACTCTCCTTAAAAGAGTAAAATAATTGTTAATTTTTCAATGGGATTAGGTGATGTGCGCTCTTAAAATTATTGCTGGAGAAGCCAAAGGCCGCAATATAAAAACTCTTAAAAGTGATGATTTGTCGGTCAGGCCCATACTAGGGCGGATAAAGAAATCACTTTTTGACATTTTACAGCCCAAAATAATCGGCTCAAAATTTCTTGATTTATATGCGGGAACAGGCTCTGTCGGCCTTGAAGCATTGTCTAGAGGTGCAATTAAAGTAATATTTGTTGAGCTGGAAGAAAAATCACTGGAACTAATTAAATATAATTTGAAGTTTTTAGGCTGGGAAGACAGGGCGGAAATTTTAAATTTTGATATAACAAAAGGGCTTGAAAATATAAGGAGTAAATTTGATTTAATTTTTATGGGGCCTCCTTATAAAGATGAAAACAAAAAGCCTTTGGCTTTTACTAGTATTACACTTGAAAACATTATGAAAGCAGATTTGCTTTCAGACAACGGCTATATAATCAGCCAACATCACGAAAAAGAACCTGTAACGGTTTGTGAAGGTTTGATTGAATTCAGGCGCGAAAAATACGGAGATTCTGTTCTTTCTTTTTTCAGAAAGGCTGGTTAATGATAAAAAATTTGCTGATAAGGTTATCCGAGATATTTATTCCGGGGATGGATATAAGTTATTCTCGTATAAATGCCTATCAGCTTTGTCCGTTTAAGTATAATCTAATATACCGTGAAGGATGGCGCGTATCTCCGACGCCTTTTACCTCTTTGGGCTTAAGCATTCACCGCGCGCTTGAGGAGTTCCATTCCTCCAGATCGGATAACATTGAATTTTTAATTGACAGCTACAATAAAAACTGGGTAAATGTGGGTTTTTCATCGCCTCAGGAGACCAAAGAGTTCTTTGATAAAGGTTTAAGGATGCTTGAAAATTATTTTGAGGAACAAGAAAAATCTAAATCGGAAATAATGTTCATTGAAAAAAGTTTCAGGTTTAAACTGGGAAGGAATTTTATAATCGGTATTATTGACAGGATAGACAAAAATCCCGACGGCACTTACGAGTTGATAGATTATAAAACACATATTCAGCTTTGGGATCAAGAAAAAGCGGATTCGGATCTTCAGCTTACCATATATTCAATTGCATGCGAGAAGGCTTTTGGTTTCAATCCGGATATTTTAAGCTATTATTTTCTTGCATTTAACACCAAAGTAAGCACGTCAAGAACAAAGGAGCAGATAAGACAGGCCGGAAAATTGATTGAGAACATCACAAGAAAAATATATAAAGAAAATTTTGAACCGAATACCCAGCATTGCTCAAAATGTGATTTCAGAAAAAAATGTAAGTTTTCAATAAATAAAAACTGAGGTAAAAATATAAAATGAAACAAATTATAGTAATCAAATTTGGCGGTAGTTTGACCAAAATCGCTTCTGCTAAAAAGAAATTTTTGAATGAAGTGGCACTTCTTTCAAAAAGGGATAATATCGTTTTAGTGCACGGAGGCGGGCCGGAAATAAATTATTGGCTCAATCGCCTGAATATAAAAAGCAGATTTGTGCACGGTTTAAGATTTACCGATGCGCCGACTCTTGAGATTGTTGAAATGGTTTTAAGCGGCAAGGTTAATAAAAGTTTAGTGGCTGATTTGATTAAGAAGGGTGTTAACGCTGTCGGAATATCCGGAAAAGACGGCAGAATGGTTCTATGCAAAAGAATTAAGAAGCTAGGATTTGTGGGAGACCCTAAGAAGGTCAATACAGCGCTATTGAAAACTTTAATTAAAGAGGGTTTTCTTCCGGTAGTATCTTCTCTATCATTGGATCAAAAAGGACAGACCTTGAACGTCAATGCAGATTCTTTAGCTACGGCGTTAGCTATCGGATTAAGGGCCGAAAGGCTGGTGCTTTTAACCGATGTTCCGGGAGTTTTGGACGAAAAGAAGAAAACAATCAAGACAATCAGATTAGCCGATATCAAAGCGCTTTTTGATAAGAGTGTAATTTCAGGTGGAATGATACCTAAAATAAAAGCTTGTTCACAGGCTGTAAGAAAAGGGGTAAAAGAGGTGTGGATTGCTGACGGATCAAAGGGGCTAAGTAAAATTGACGGGACGGTAATAAAAAGATAATTGCAACCTCAACTCCGGGATTAGGGGTTGGAAACAAATTGGGAAATTCTAATGAATATTTTTCAAAAAGAAAAAAAATATCTGATCCAAACATATAAAAGGTATGATCTTGCCGTTAAAAAGGCAAAAGGAAAATATGTCTGGGATAACAAAGGGAAAAAGTATCTTGACTTTTTTTCAGGAATAAGTGTTTCTAATTTGGGGCACTCAAACCCTAAAATTATATCGGCTATTAAAAATCAGCTTGGGAAATTTCTCCATGTTTCAAATT
The Elusimicrobiota bacterium DNA segment above includes these coding regions:
- the rsmD gene encoding 16S rRNA (guanine(966)-N(2))-methyltransferase RsmD; this encodes MCALKIIAGEAKGRNIKTLKSDDLSVRPILGRIKKSLFDILQPKIIGSKFLDLYAGTGSVGLEALSRGAIKVIFVELEEKSLELIKYNLKFLGWEDRAEILNFDITKGLENIRSKFDLIFMGPPYKDENKKPLAFTSITLENIMKADLLSDNGYIISQHHEKEPVTVCEGLIEFRREKYGDSVLSFFRKAG
- a CDS encoding PD-(D/E)XK nuclease family protein codes for the protein MIKNLLIRLSEIFIPGMDISYSRINAYQLCPFKYNLIYREGWRVSPTPFTSLGLSIHRALEEFHSSRSDNIEFLIDSYNKNWVNVGFSSPQETKEFFDKGLRMLENYFEEQEKSKSEIMFIEKSFRFKLGRNFIIGIIDRIDKNPDGTYELIDYKTHIQLWDQEKADSDLQLTIYSIACEKAFGFNPDILSYYFLAFNTKVSTSRTKEQIRQAGKLIENITRKIYKENFEPNTQHCSKCDFRKKCKFSINKN
- the argB gene encoding acetylglutamate kinase, with translation MKQIIVIKFGGSLTKIASAKKKFLNEVALLSKRDNIVLVHGGGPEINYWLNRLNIKSRFVHGLRFTDAPTLEIVEMVLSGKVNKSLVADLIKKGVNAVGISGKDGRMVLCKRIKKLGFVGDPKKVNTALLKTLIKEGFLPVVSSLSLDQKGQTLNVNADSLATALAIGLRAERLVLLTDVPGVLDEKKKTIKTIRLADIKALFDKSVISGGMIPKIKACSQAVRKGVKEVWIADGSKGLSKIDGTVIKR
- a CDS encoding aminotransferase class III-fold pyridoxal phosphate-dependent enzyme is translated as MNIFQKEKKYLIQTYKRYDLAVKKAKGKYVWDNKGKKYLDFFSGISVSNLGHSNPKIISAIKNQLGKFLHVSNYYYAEPQIELAEKLISLSFPGKVFLSNSGAEANECAIKLVRKYGNK